Proteins from one Mycobacterium sp. EPa45 genomic window:
- the tet(V) gene encoding tetracycline efflux MFS transporter Tet(V), producing MSTSCDTDEPVRTTGRRRVLAPFQYREFRLLIAAMSISLFAEGMWAVVMALQVIALADDPAALSLVAACLATGMLVFILVGGIVADRVSQRAVIIAVEIANLAATAAVATLGLLGELRLWHMATAATVLGIGAAFFFPAYSAYLPRILPAEQLLAANGVEGAIRPTLQQAIGPAAAGVLVGLTFPALGTVTVAALFAVTLTLLVAMRPGDGSHIVMTVEREKPHVLTDLRDGLRFVLHTAWLRWTLVFACTWVFLAMGPIEVLLPFIAHNRFAHGEQVYGLMLAAFGVGSALGALAVSARRLPRRYLTVMLTMWGAGSVPLAIVGATSSLAVTVIALFVVGLTDGAGSVIWGTLLQRRVPPEMLGRVSSLDFFVSLAFMPVSMAVAGPLSKVVPVELIFAVAGIGPVVLAAVAILAARMPRDEIAHPLR from the coding sequence ATGAGTACGAGCTGCGATACCGACGAGCCGGTGAGGACCACCGGCCGCCGGCGCGTGCTTGCGCCGTTCCAGTATCGCGAGTTCCGTCTGCTGATCGCAGCGATGTCAATATCGTTGTTCGCCGAGGGCATGTGGGCGGTCGTGATGGCCCTGCAGGTCATCGCCCTGGCCGACGACCCGGCGGCCCTGTCCCTGGTCGCCGCCTGCCTGGCCACCGGCATGCTGGTCTTCATCCTGGTCGGGGGCATCGTGGCCGACCGGGTGTCGCAGCGCGCAGTGATCATCGCCGTCGAGATCGCCAACCTGGCCGCCACCGCCGCCGTCGCGACCCTCGGCCTGCTCGGCGAGCTCCGACTCTGGCATATGGCAACGGCAGCAACGGTTCTCGGTATCGGCGCGGCGTTCTTCTTTCCGGCCTACAGTGCGTACCTCCCCCGCATTCTGCCTGCCGAGCAGCTGCTGGCGGCCAACGGCGTGGAAGGTGCGATCCGCCCGACGCTGCAGCAAGCCATCGGCCCCGCCGCGGCGGGTGTCCTGGTCGGGCTCACCTTCCCCGCCCTGGGCACCGTCACCGTTGCCGCGCTGTTCGCGGTCACGCTGACCCTGCTGGTGGCCATGCGACCGGGCGACGGCTCGCACATCGTGATGACAGTCGAACGCGAAAAGCCGCACGTGTTAACCGATCTCAGAGACGGTCTGCGCTTCGTCCTGCATACCGCATGGCTGCGCTGGACGCTGGTGTTCGCCTGCACCTGGGTATTCCTGGCGATGGGCCCGATCGAGGTGCTGCTGCCGTTCATCGCGCACAATCGGTTCGCCCACGGCGAGCAGGTGTACGGGCTGATGCTCGCCGCGTTCGGGGTCGGCAGCGCGTTGGGGGCGCTGGCGGTTTCCGCGCGGCGGCTGCCGCGGCGCTACCTGACGGTCATGTTGACGATGTGGGGCGCGGGCTCGGTGCCGCTGGCGATAGTCGGCGCGACCTCGTCACTGGCGGTGACCGTGATCGCGTTGTTCGTCGTGGGCCTCACCGACGGCGCGGGGTCGGTCATCTGGGGCACGCTGCTGCAGCGCCGGGTACCGCCGGAGATGCTGGGCCGCGTCTCGAGCCTGGACTTCTTCGTCTCGCTGGCGTTCATGCCGGTGTCGATGGCCGTCGCCGGCCCGCTGTCGAAGGTCGTTCCCGTCGAGCTCATCTTCGCGGTCGCCGGCATCGGCCCGGTGGTCTTGGCCGCGGTCGCCATCCTGGCCGCGCGCATGCCGCGCGACGAGATCGCCCACCCGCTGCGTTAG
- a CDS encoding CaiB/BaiF CoA-transferase family protein yields the protein MAGPLHGLRVVELAGIGPGPHAAMILGDLGADVVRIDRLGKGTGTPSNDYLLRNRRSVGANLKDPADRDMVLGLIAKADVLIEGFRPGVTERLGLGPEDCAKVNERLIYGRMTGWGQDGPRSQQAGHDINYISLNGLLHAVGRVNERPVPPLNLAGDFGGGSMFLLVGILSALWERERSGKGQVIDAAMVDGSSVLAQMMWAFRHMGMWNDVRGTNMLDTGAPYYDTYECSDGRYVAVGAIEPQFYAELIDKLGLNAADLPDQNDVTRWPELRALLTEAFAAHDRDHWAKVFAGSDACCTPVLSFAEVETEPHNTERNTFYTEAGSTFPAPAPRFSRTGLDAPTAPGVPGADNEAVLRDWV from the coding sequence ATGGCCGGACCACTGCACGGTTTGCGCGTCGTCGAATTGGCCGGCATCGGCCCCGGCCCGCACGCCGCGATGATCCTCGGTGACCTGGGTGCCGATGTCGTCCGGATCGACCGGCTCGGCAAGGGCACCGGAACCCCCAGCAACGATTACCTGCTGCGCAACCGTCGCTCGGTGGGCGCCAACCTCAAAGACCCGGCCGACCGCGACATGGTGCTGGGACTGATCGCCAAGGCCGACGTCCTCATCGAAGGCTTCCGCCCAGGTGTCACCGAGCGTCTCGGGCTGGGCCCGGAGGACTGCGCGAAGGTCAACGAGCGGCTGATCTACGGCCGCATGACCGGGTGGGGCCAGGACGGCCCGCGCAGCCAGCAGGCCGGCCACGACATCAACTACATCTCGCTCAACGGCCTGCTGCACGCCGTGGGCCGGGTCAACGAACGTCCCGTCCCGCCGCTGAACCTGGCCGGTGACTTCGGCGGCGGCTCGATGTTCCTTCTGGTCGGCATTCTGTCCGCGTTGTGGGAGCGGGAGCGCTCCGGCAAGGGACAGGTCATCGACGCTGCGATGGTCGACGGCTCCAGCGTGCTGGCCCAGATGATGTGGGCGTTCCGGCACATGGGCATGTGGAATGACGTGCGCGGAACCAACATGCTCGACACCGGCGCGCCTTACTACGACACCTACGAATGCTCCGACGGCCGGTACGTCGCGGTCGGCGCGATCGAGCCGCAGTTCTACGCGGAGCTGATCGACAAGCTGGGTCTGAACGCCGCCGACCTGCCCGATCAGAACGACGTCACCCGCTGGCCGGAGCTGCGGGCGCTGCTCACCGAGGCCTTCGCCGCGCACGACCGCGACCACTGGGCCAAGGTGTTCGCTGGCAGCGACGCCTGCTGCACGCCGGTGTTGTCGTTCGCCGAGGTCGAGACCGAGCCGCACAACACCGAGCGCAACACCTTCTACACCGAGGCCGGCTCGACCTTCCCCGCGCCCGCCCCGCGGTTCTCCCGGACCGGCCTGGACGCCCCCACGGCACCCGGTGTTCCGGGAGCCGACAACGAAGCAGTTCTGCGCGACTGGGTATAG
- a CDS encoding nitronate monooxygenase family protein, with protein MTIKTKFTETFGVEHPIAQGGMQWVGRAELVAAVANAGGLGFITALTQPTPADLANEIARTRDMTDKPFGVNLTILPAINPPPYDEYRRVIVDAGIKIVETAGSNPAPHLPMFHDNGIKVLHKCTSVRHAVKAQSLGVDGISIDGFECAGHPGEDDIPGLVLIPAAADKIEIPMIASGGFADARGLVAALALGADGINMGSRFMCTVESCIHQNVKEAIVAGDERGTELIFRSLHNTARVASNVVSREVVEILKGGGQFEDVKDLVAGVRGRKVFDDGDIDAGIWTVGTAMGLINDIPTCGELISRIVNEAEDIIAGRLAGMVEPGNNTADAKVPA; from the coding sequence ATGACGATCAAGACGAAGTTCACCGAGACCTTCGGTGTCGAGCACCCGATCGCACAGGGCGGTATGCAATGGGTCGGTCGCGCGGAACTCGTTGCCGCCGTTGCCAATGCGGGCGGACTCGGGTTTATTACCGCGCTCACGCAGCCGACGCCTGCGGATCTCGCGAATGAGATCGCGCGCACCCGGGACATGACCGACAAGCCGTTCGGGGTGAACCTGACGATCCTGCCGGCCATCAACCCGCCGCCGTATGACGAGTACCGCCGGGTGATCGTCGACGCGGGCATCAAGATCGTGGAGACCGCCGGGTCCAACCCGGCGCCTCATCTGCCGATGTTCCACGACAACGGGATCAAGGTGCTGCACAAGTGCACGTCGGTGCGGCACGCGGTCAAGGCCCAGAGCCTTGGCGTCGACGGCATCAGCATCGACGGTTTCGAGTGCGCGGGGCATCCGGGTGAAGACGACATCCCGGGTCTGGTGCTGATCCCGGCGGCCGCCGACAAGATCGAGATCCCGATGATCGCCTCCGGTGGGTTCGCCGATGCCCGCGGCCTGGTCGCCGCGCTGGCGCTGGGCGCCGACGGTATCAACATGGGCTCGCGCTTCATGTGCACCGTCGAGTCCTGCATCCACCAGAACGTCAAGGAAGCGATCGTGGCCGGCGACGAGCGCGGCACCGAGCTGATCTTCCGCAGCCTGCACAACACCGCGCGAGTCGCCTCCAACGTCGTCTCTCGCGAGGTGGTCGAGATCCTCAAGGGCGGCGGGCAGTTCGAGGACGTCAAGGATCTGGTGGCCGGCGTGCGCGGACGCAAGGTGTTCGACGACGGCGACATCGACGCCGGCATCTGGACCGTGGGCACCGCGATGGGTCTGATCAACGACATCCCGACCTGTGGCGAGCTCATCAGCCGGATCGTCAACGAGGCCGAGGACATCATCGCCGGACGGCTGGCCGGCATGGTCGAGCCTGGCAACAACACCGCAGACGCGAAAGTGCCCGCCTGA
- a CDS encoding class I SAM-dependent methyltransferase, translating to MSQQTVDNPFFARFWTVLSAHESEAMRKLRRENLSGLSGRVLEVGAGTGTNFAFYPDSVTEVVALEPETRLAPLAKQAAAAAAVPITVVESTVETMPAAEPFDAVVCSLVLCSVADPDGVLRQLNAVLKPGGELRYFEHIAAGGWRGRLQQLADATIWPRFAGNCHTHRDTERSIAGAGFVIDSARREAQFPAWVPLPVQEVALGRAKKTAP from the coding sequence ATGTCACAGCAGACCGTCGACAACCCCTTCTTCGCCCGCTTCTGGACCGTGCTCTCCGCCCATGAGTCCGAGGCGATGCGCAAGCTCCGCCGAGAGAATCTCTCAGGGCTGTCCGGGCGTGTCCTGGAGGTCGGTGCGGGCACCGGAACGAACTTCGCGTTCTACCCCGATTCGGTGACCGAGGTCGTCGCTCTCGAACCCGAGACGCGGCTGGCGCCACTGGCCAAGCAGGCCGCCGCGGCGGCCGCGGTTCCGATCACGGTAGTCGAGTCGACCGTCGAGACGATGCCCGCGGCCGAACCTTTCGACGCCGTCGTGTGCTCGCTCGTGCTGTGCTCGGTTGCCGACCCCGATGGTGTGCTGCGACAGCTCAACGCCGTGCTGAAGCCGGGCGGCGAGCTGCGCTACTTCGAACACATCGCCGCCGGCGGCTGGCGTGGCCGGCTGCAGCAGCTGGCCGACGCCACGATCTGGCCGCGGTTCGCCGGGAATTGCCACACCCACCGCGACACCGAGCGCTCGATCGCGGGCGCCGGATTCGTCATCGACTCCGCGCGTCGCGAGGCGCAGTTTCCCGCCTGGGTGCCGCTGC
- a CDS encoding 3-hydroxyacyl-CoA dehydrogenase → MEIKDAVAVVTGGASGLGLATTKRLLDAGASVVVIDLRGEEVVAELGERAKFVAANVTDEEAVTKALDVAESLGPLRINVNCAGIGNAIKTLGKDGPFPLDGFRKVIEVNLIGTFNVLRLAAERIAKTEPLKGEERGVIINTASVAAFEGQIGQAAYSASKGGVVGMTLPIARDLSRSLIRVCTIAPGLFKTPLLGSLPEEAQKSLGQQVPHPARLGDPDEYGALAVHIVENPMLNGEVIRLDGAIRMAPR, encoded by the coding sequence GTGGAGATCAAGGACGCCGTAGCCGTCGTCACCGGCGGCGCCTCGGGCCTGGGCCTGGCCACCACCAAGCGGCTGCTCGACGCGGGCGCCTCGGTGGTCGTCATCGACCTCAGGGGTGAGGAAGTCGTCGCCGAGCTTGGCGAGCGTGCCAAGTTCGTCGCCGCCAACGTCACCGACGAAGAGGCCGTCACCAAGGCGCTCGACGTCGCCGAGTCGCTGGGCCCGCTGCGCATCAACGTCAACTGCGCCGGCATCGGCAACGCGATCAAGACCCTGGGCAAGGACGGACCCTTCCCGCTGGACGGTTTCAGGAAGGTCATCGAGGTCAACCTGATCGGCACCTTCAACGTGCTGCGGCTGGCCGCCGAGCGGATCGCCAAGACCGAACCGCTCAAGGGCGAAGAGCGCGGCGTCATCATCAACACCGCCTCGGTCGCGGCCTTCGAGGGTCAGATCGGGCAGGCCGCCTATTCGGCGTCCAAGGGCGGTGTGGTCGGCATGACGCTGCCGATCGCGCGCGACCTGTCGCGCAGCCTGATCCGCGTGTGCACCATCGCCCCCGGCCTGTTCAAGACCCCGCTGCTGGGCTCGCTGCCCGAAGAGGCGCAGAAGTCGCTCGGGCAGCAGGTGCCGCACCCGGCCCGCCTCGGTGACCCCGACGAGTACGGTGCGCTCGCCGTCCACATCGTCGAGAACCCCATGCTCAACGGCGAAGTGATCCGCCTGGACGGCGCGATCCGGATGGCTCCGAGGTAG
- a CDS encoding NAD(P)H-binding protein, whose amino-acid sequence MEAKRILVTGATGYVGSRLVAKLLDDGHEVIAATRNPEKLGRFGWCDDVTAVVFDADDPTSIEAAFAVSGPIDVIYYLVHAIGQPGFRERDNAGAATVAKAAAAAGAGRIVYLGGFVPADDTLSEHLAGRAEVAAALDVDGGAELVWLGAAVIIGAGSTSFEMVRYVGDRFWVIPLPPWADHDIEPISIRDVLYYLVAAADPDVVAAGAYDIVGPDVTTYRQLLQTYIDAAGELRAGLPVRDFVPHAVVGRVAGAAVPVPTGLAADLIESLDHPMTASDTVLRDHVPDPPGGLTTIEDAVVAAVASPPPCPVDRLADPHHLADSDPMWAGGDALRLRRVAATVTPGVARPALRLLNSVPGPLAGALRTGLDLLLAKVRLL is encoded by the coding sequence GTGGAGGCGAAGCGGATCCTGGTCACCGGTGCCACCGGATATGTCGGTTCTCGGTTGGTGGCGAAGCTGCTCGACGACGGGCACGAGGTCATCGCCGCGACCCGCAACCCCGAGAAGCTGGGCCGGTTCGGCTGGTGCGACGACGTGACGGCCGTGGTCTTCGATGCCGATGACCCCACGTCCATCGAGGCCGCGTTCGCCGTCTCCGGCCCCATCGACGTCATCTATTACCTCGTGCATGCGATCGGCCAGCCCGGGTTCCGGGAGCGGGACAACGCCGGCGCCGCCACCGTCGCGAAGGCTGCGGCTGCCGCGGGCGCGGGACGCATCGTGTATCTCGGCGGGTTCGTGCCCGCGGACGACACATTGTCCGAGCACCTGGCCGGCCGCGCCGAAGTCGCCGCCGCGCTCGATGTGGACGGCGGCGCCGAACTGGTGTGGCTGGGCGCAGCGGTGATCATCGGCGCGGGCTCGACATCCTTCGAGATGGTCCGCTACGTCGGCGACCGGTTCTGGGTGATCCCGTTGCCGCCGTGGGCCGATCACGACATCGAACCGATCTCGATTCGCGACGTGCTGTACTACCTGGTGGCCGCGGCCGACCCGGATGTCGTGGCGGCCGGCGCCTACGACATCGTCGGGCCCGACGTCACCACCTACCGCCAGTTGTTGCAGACCTACATCGACGCGGCGGGTGAACTTCGGGCCGGGCTGCCGGTGCGCGACTTCGTGCCGCATGCCGTGGTCGGTCGGGTGGCCGGTGCGGCGGTGCCGGTGCCGACTGGATTGGCCGCCGATCTCATCGAATCGCTGGACCATCCGATGACGGCCTCGGACACTGTCTTACGTGATCACGTTCCGGACCCGCCAGGTGGGCTCACCACCATCGAAGACGCCGTCGTCGCCGCGGTGGCCAGCCCGCCGCCGTGCCCGGTCGATCGACTGGCCGACCCGCACCATCTGGCCGACAGTGATCCGATGTGGGCCGGCGGGGATGCGTTGCGACTCCGGCGGGTGGCTGCGACGGTGACGCCCGGGGTGGCGCGCCCAGCGCTGCGACTGCTGAACTCTGTGCCCGGCCCACTGGCCGGTGCGCTGCGAACCGGCTTGGACCTGTTGCTGGCGAAAGTCCGCTTGTTATGA
- a CDS encoding enoyl-CoA hydratase: MTTIDAYTGVPELTVSLDGGVLSVTLNRPDSLNSLNAIMLRTLADVLEHAADDASVRVVRLGGAGRGFSSGAGISAEDQSNRRPDTPDEVLLEANRAVRAITSLPKPVVAVVQGPAAGVGVSLALASDVVLASEKAFFLLAFTKIGLMPDGGASALVAAAIGRIRALRMALLAERISAAEAFDFGLVSAVYPADELEAGVSAVIDKLVSGPAVALRKTKHAINAATLTELEAAIGREEEGQRILLGSSDFREGTKAFQEHRSPVFTED; this comes from the coding sequence ATGACGACCATCGATGCTTACACCGGTGTCCCGGAACTGACGGTCTCGCTCGACGGCGGAGTGTTGTCGGTGACGTTGAACCGGCCCGACAGCCTGAACTCGCTCAACGCGATCATGCTGCGGACGCTGGCCGACGTGTTGGAGCATGCCGCCGACGACGCCTCGGTGCGGGTGGTGCGACTCGGCGGAGCGGGCCGCGGATTCAGTTCCGGGGCGGGCATCAGCGCGGAGGATCAGTCGAACCGACGGCCGGACACCCCCGATGAGGTGCTGCTCGAGGCGAACCGCGCGGTACGGGCAATCACGAGCCTGCCCAAACCGGTCGTTGCGGTGGTCCAGGGACCGGCGGCCGGCGTCGGGGTGTCGCTGGCACTGGCCAGTGACGTCGTGCTGGCCTCGGAGAAGGCCTTCTTCTTGTTGGCGTTCACCAAGATCGGGCTGATGCCCGACGGTGGCGCCTCGGCATTGGTGGCCGCGGCGATAGGCCGGATCCGGGCGCTGCGGATGGCGCTTCTCGCCGAACGCATTTCGGCGGCGGAGGCATTCGACTTCGGACTGGTGAGTGCGGTGTACCCGGCCGACGAGTTGGAGGCCGGCGTATCCGCGGTGATCGACAAACTGGTGTCCGGGCCGGCTGTCGCGCTACGCAAGACCAAGCACGCGATCAACGCCGCCACCCTCACCGAGCTGGAGGCCGCGATCGGCCGCGAGGAAGAGGGTCAGCGAATCCTATTGGGCTCCAGCGATTTCCGCGAGGGCACCAAGGCTTTCCAGGAGCACCGCTCCCCCGTCTTCACTGAAGACTGA
- a CDS encoding CPBP family intramembrane glutamic endopeptidase: MTMLAEIRSVASNVAVPHQEWPSAIRRRRIAVCVVLVLGAVLLGVSLTRRPGDAAFYWLTMALAATWAVGARLSGPVHLGCIRWRGRNQRPVITGLAIGLLLGAIFVLGGLVTREIPPVAEAITRVLEYANHGSLLLIVVITLVNGLAEEMFFRGALYTALGAFHPVVISTVLYTVATCASGNWMLGFAAIILGTVCALERRATGGVLAPVLTHVVWGLIMVLALPPMFGVWH, from the coding sequence ATGACGATGCTGGCTGAGATTCGTTCGGTTGCTTCCAATGTGGCTGTGCCCCATCAGGAGTGGCCGTCGGCGATCCGCCGGCGCCGCATCGCCGTGTGCGTGGTGCTCGTTCTCGGTGCGGTGCTGCTCGGAGTGTCGCTGACCCGCAGGCCAGGGGATGCGGCGTTCTATTGGCTGACGATGGCGCTGGCGGCGACGTGGGCGGTCGGCGCGCGACTCTCCGGCCCGGTGCACCTGGGGTGCATCCGCTGGCGCGGGCGTAACCAGCGCCCGGTGATCACCGGGCTGGCAATCGGATTGCTGCTCGGTGCCATCTTTGTGCTCGGCGGTCTGGTGACCCGGGAGATCCCCCCGGTGGCCGAGGCCATCACCCGCGTGCTGGAGTACGCCAACCACGGCAGCCTCCTTCTGATCGTGGTGATCACCCTGGTGAACGGCTTGGCCGAGGAGATGTTCTTCCGCGGCGCGCTGTACACCGCACTGGGTGCGTTCCATCCGGTGGTGATCTCGACGGTGCTCTACACCGTCGCGACGTGTGCCAGCGGGAACTGGATGCTCGGCTTCGCCGCGATCATCCTCGGCACGGTATGCGCGCTGGAACGCCGAGCCACCGGCGGCGTGCTGGCACCGGTGCTGACCCACGTCGTGTGGGGCCTCATCATGGTGCTGGCACTGCCGCCGATGTTCGGCGTCTGGCACTAG